The Planctomicrobium piriforme genome window below encodes:
- a CDS encoding MATE family efflux transporter produces the protein MADTIDDQQTNPAPAGSLRELMHVAFPLVISAGSLSLMNVVDRIFLAQLSIDALAAAMPAAMLSWTSMSLAFGMAGYTNAFVSQYEGAGRKDRVAAAMWQGIFVALAGGISLLPMILFAPEIFGLMGHAAHVQQLEIEYFSWLCPVAIPTLLSTVLTAFFTARKRTAVVMWVNIGTSLLNAAAAYSLIFGAGPMPGLGMKGAAIGTVLAQSLGAVCLAALMFRDGKREGYRFRENFGFDLELIRRMIRFGVPNGIQMLLDVGSFTVFIALVGRLGTEDQAATNLAFTLNSLAFVPMIGMGTAVVTLVGHRVGERKPELATRTVWIAFALSGGYMLLFALIYLSVPGVILYPFMHGDEVALFEAMEPTVIMLLRYVALYTFFDAMAIIFGSAVRGAGDTMFSLIFTVVGGWLLMVAPTIWAIRNGYGLHGCWIAVSVTVIVMGLGFLFRFQQGHWKTMQVIEEDPLEGLP, from the coding sequence ATGGCTGACACAATCGATGACCAGCAGACCAATCCGGCCCCGGCAGGTTCCCTTCGGGAGCTGATGCATGTGGCGTTTCCGTTGGTCATCAGCGCCGGCTCGCTGTCGCTGATGAACGTGGTCGACCGCATCTTTCTCGCACAGCTCAGCATCGATGCCCTGGCCGCGGCGATGCCGGCCGCGATGCTCAGCTGGACGTCGATGAGCCTCGCCTTCGGCATGGCAGGCTACACCAACGCGTTCGTCTCCCAGTACGAAGGGGCCGGGCGGAAAGACCGAGTTGCAGCGGCCATGTGGCAGGGGATTTTCGTCGCGCTGGCCGGCGGCATTTCCCTGCTGCCGATGATCCTGTTTGCACCTGAGATTTTCGGGCTGATGGGGCATGCGGCCCATGTGCAGCAGCTCGAGATCGAATACTTCTCGTGGCTCTGCCCTGTGGCGATCCCGACGTTGCTGTCGACGGTACTCACGGCGTTCTTTACTGCCAGAAAGCGGACGGCGGTAGTGATGTGGGTGAATATCGGGACATCGCTGCTGAATGCGGCGGCGGCCTATTCTTTGATTTTCGGCGCTGGCCCGATGCCTGGGCTGGGAATGAAGGGGGCGGCGATCGGCACGGTGCTGGCCCAGTCACTCGGTGCAGTGTGCCTGGCAGCGCTGATGTTTCGCGATGGCAAACGAGAAGGCTACAGGTTCCGCGAGAATTTTGGCTTCGACCTGGAACTCATCCGGCGAATGATCCGATTCGGGGTACCGAACGGGATTCAGATGCTGCTCGACGTCGGCTCGTTCACGGTGTTTATCGCGCTGGTGGGGCGATTGGGGACCGAGGATCAGGCGGCGACGAACCTGGCGTTCACCCTTAACTCGCTCGCCTTCGTGCCGATGATCGGGATGGGAACCGCCGTGGTCACGCTGGTGGGACATCGGGTCGGAGAACGCAAACCAGAACTGGCAACCAGAACGGTGTGGATCGCCTTTGCTCTCTCAGGCGGCTACATGCTGTTGTTCGCGCTGATTTACCTGTCGGTCCCAGGGGTGATCCTCTACCCCTTCATGCATGGGGACGAAGTGGCGCTCTTCGAAGCGATGGAGCCGACTGTGATCATGCTGCTGCGGTATGTGGCGCTGTACACGTTCTTCGATGCCATGGCGATTATCTTCGGCTCGGCCGTCCGCGGGGCAGGCGACACGATGTTCTCGCTGATTTTCACGGTGGTGGGCGGCTGGCTCCTGATGGTCGCCCCGACGATCTGGGCGATCCGCAACGGCTACGGCCTGCACGGCTGCTGGATCGCCGTATCGGTGACAGTGATCGTGATGGGCCTGGGCTTCCTGTTCCGCTTCCAGCAAGGGCATTGGAAGACAATGCAGGTGATTGAGGAAGACCCATTGGAGGGGTTGCCGTAG